One genomic segment of Terrihabitans soli includes these proteins:
- a CDS encoding RelA/SpoT family protein — protein sequence MIRQYELVDRVRKYNPHTDEALLNRAYVYAMKAHGGQTRASGDPYFSHPLEVAGILTEFRLDDASIVAALLHDTIEDTGTTRSEVDKLFGEPIGKLVDGLTKLKKLDLVSKQAAQAENLRKLLLAISEDVRVLMVKLADRLHNMRTLHYVPAEKRARIAEETLDIYAPLAGRMGMQEMREELEDLAFRALFPDAHKTITDRLKHLKERSSDLIDKIEKDLAKKLFENGIQADIGGREKRPYSIWSKMERKSVAFEQLSDIFAFRVIVGSVEECYRALGIVHTQWPMVPGRFKDYISTPKQNDYRSLHTTVIGPGHQRAELQIRTEDMDDVAEYGIAAHPLYKDGASDDEREALAKDSRAYEWLRRTIEIVSEGDSPEEFLEHTKLELFHDQVFCFTPKGRLIAMPRGANAIDFAYEIHTSVGNSCVGCKVNGSLMPLVTELKNGDEVEIIRAEGQTQPPAAWESLVRTGKARAAIRRATRAAVKAQYAGLGRQIVERGFERAHKEYSDEKLKAVLPRLARHSIDEVMSEVGRGEMLANDVVRAVYPEVKADRPVSRRTKKLPGSQGLKIGSTIRQIGAGAINSANGSAIPIVGLRSDLAVRFAPNGGAVPGDRIVGILVPGEGVTIYPIQSPELARFEDQPERWLDVRWDMEAAEVLRFPARLKLTCVNEPGSLAQITGIIAEHDGNIDDIGMVARSSDFHEITLELGVHDLKHLNEIMRDLKRSNVVSSAERVNG from the coding sequence ATGATCCGCCAGTACGAACTCGTCGACCGAGTCCGGAAATACAATCCGCATACGGACGAGGCGCTGCTCAACCGCGCCTATGTCTATGCGATGAAAGCCCATGGCGGTCAGACACGCGCCTCGGGCGACCCATACTTTTCCCATCCGCTTGAGGTCGCCGGCATCCTGACCGAGTTTAGGCTCGACGATGCCTCCATCGTCGCTGCGCTCCTCCACGACACGATTGAGGACACCGGCACGACCCGCTCGGAGGTCGACAAGCTGTTCGGCGAGCCGATCGGCAAACTGGTCGATGGCCTCACTAAGCTGAAAAAGCTCGATCTTGTGTCGAAGCAGGCCGCCCAGGCCGAGAATCTCAGAAAGCTTCTGCTGGCCATTTCCGAGGATGTCCGCGTCCTCATGGTCAAGCTCGCGGACCGCCTCCACAATATGCGCACGCTGCATTACGTGCCGGCGGAAAAGCGCGCCCGCATCGCCGAGGAAACGCTCGATATCTATGCGCCGCTCGCCGGCCGCATGGGCATGCAGGAAATGCGCGAGGAGCTGGAAGATCTGGCTTTCCGCGCGCTCTTCCCCGATGCGCACAAGACGATCACCGATCGTCTGAAGCACCTGAAGGAACGTTCGAGCGATCTCATCGACAAGATCGAGAAGGACCTCGCCAAGAAGCTGTTCGAGAACGGCATCCAGGCCGATATCGGCGGGCGCGAGAAGCGGCCTTATTCCATCTGGTCGAAGATGGAGCGCAAATCCGTCGCCTTCGAACAGCTCTCGGACATCTTCGCCTTCCGCGTCATCGTGGGTTCCGTCGAGGAATGCTATCGCGCGCTCGGCATCGTCCATACGCAATGGCCGATGGTGCCGGGCCGCTTCAAGGATTACATCTCGACGCCCAAGCAGAACGATTACCGCTCGCTGCACACGACGGTGATCGGTCCCGGTCATCAGCGCGCCGAATTGCAGATACGCACCGAAGACATGGACGATGTCGCCGAATACGGCATCGCGGCGCATCCACTTTACAAGGACGGTGCGAGCGATGACGAGCGCGAGGCGCTGGCGAAAGACAGCCGCGCCTATGAATGGCTGCGCCGCACGATCGAAATCGTCTCCGAAGGCGACAGCCCGGAAGAATTCCTCGAGCACACAAAGCTCGAACTCTTCCACGACCAGGTCTTCTGCTTCACGCCGAAGGGCCGGCTCATCGCCATGCCGCGCGGCGCCAATGCCATCGATTTCGCCTATGAGATCCACACCAGCGTCGGCAATTCCTGCGTCGGCTGTAAGGTCAACGGCTCGCTGATGCCGCTCGTGACGGAACTCAAGAATGGCGATGAGGTCGAGATCATCCGCGCCGAAGGGCAGACGCAGCCGCCCGCCGCCTGGGAAAGCCTTGTGCGCACCGGCAAAGCGCGCGCCGCCATCCGCCGTGCGACGCGCGCCGCCGTCAAAGCGCAATATGCAGGCCTCGGCCGCCAGATCGTCGAGCGCGGCTTCGAGCGCGCGCACAAGGAATATTCGGACGAGAAGCTGAAAGCCGTGCTGCCGCGCCTTGCGCGCCACAGCATCGACGAGGTGATGAGCGAAGTCGGCCGCGGCGAAATGCTGGCCAACGATGTCGTGCGCGCCGTCTATCCCGAAGTGAAGGCCGACCGTCCGGTGTCGCGCCGCACCAAAAAACTTCCCGGCTCGCAGGGGCTGAAGATCGGCTCGACCATCCGCCAGATCGGCGCCGGCGCCATCAATTCGGCGAACGGTTCGGCCATTCCGATTGTCGGTCTCAGATCCGATCTCGCGGTGCGTTTTGCGCCGAACGGCGGCGCGGTGCCGGGCGACCGCATTGTCGGCATTCTTGTGCCGGGCGAGGGCGTCACGATCTATCCCATTCAGTCGCCGGAACTTGCGAGATTCGAGGACCAGCCGGAACGCTGGCTCGATGTGCGCTGGGATATGGAAGCGGCCGAAGTCCTACGCTTTCCGGCGCGGCTCAAGCTGACTTGCGTCAACGAGCCGGGCTCGCTCGCGCAGATCACCGGCATCATCGCCGAGCATGACGGCAATATCGACGATATCGGCATGGTCGCGCGCTCGTCCGATTTCCACGAGATCACGCTCGAACTCGGCGTGCACGATCTCAAACATCTCAACGAGATCATGCGCGATCTCAAACGCTCGAATGTCGTGTCGAGCGCCGAGCGGGTGAACGGGTGA
- the pyrE gene encoding orotate phosphoribosyltransferase: MTQEEVLEQFRAAGALLEGHFVLSSGLHSPVFLQKMFIFQDPARTEVLCKALAQKIEAAFGKIDIVVSPAVGGIVPGYETARHLKAKAIFVEREDGVFRLRRGFEIPAGAKVVMVEDIVTTGLSSRECLAAIGEHPGKVLGAACLIDRSGGKADLGVKMVALATLDIPAYPADALPPELSAIPASKPGSRGLKA, translated from the coding sequence ATGACGCAAGAGGAAGTGCTCGAACAATTCCGCGCGGCCGGTGCGCTGCTCGAAGGCCATTTCGTTCTGTCCTCCGGTCTGCACAGCCCGGTCTTCCTGCAGAAGATGTTCATCTTCCAGGATCCGGCGCGCACGGAAGTTCTGTGCAAGGCGCTCGCTCAGAAAATCGAAGCGGCGTTCGGCAAGATCGACATCGTTGTCTCGCCGGCCGTCGGCGGCATCGTGCCGGGTTATGAGACGGCGCGGCATCTGAAGGCCAAGGCCATTTTCGTCGAGCGCGAAGACGGCGTCTTCCGTCTCCGCCGCGGGTTCGAGATTCCGGCCGGCGCCAAGGTGGTCATGGTCGAGGACATTGTGACGACCGGCCTGTCGTCGCGCGAATGCCTCGCCGCCATCGGCGAACATCCCGGCAAGGTTCTGGGTGCCGCCTGTCTGATCGACCGGTCGGGCGGCAAGGCCGATCTCGGCGTGAAGATGGTGGCGCTGGCGACCCTCGACATTCCGGCCTATCCGGCCGATGCCCTGCCGCCGGAGCTGTCCGCCATTCCGGCGTCCAAGCCCGGCTCGCGCGGGCTGAAAGCCTAA
- a CDS encoding DUF2062 domain-containing protein, which yields MSFGRRTQKPLLDRLRDMVWPRMGWGRALRYRGRQLMRISGSPHAIAAGAAAGIFAAFSPLFGFHYIIAATLAFILGGSILASAAVTTLANPLTMPMFWAASYEVGTLFLPGSPHFSATALIEQHSWSALEPFIAPLMLGSVVLGGGLALAVYFPVRRLIAMRHQRKQART from the coding sequence ATGAGTTTCGGACGCCGCACCCAAAAACCGCTTCTAGACCGCCTCCGGGACATGGTCTGGCCGCGCATGGGCTGGGGCCGGGCGCTGCGCTATCGCGGCCGCCAGCTGATGCGGATTTCGGGCTCGCCCCACGCCATCGCGGCGGGGGCGGCGGCCGGCATTTTTGCCGCTTTCAGCCCGCTGTTCGGCTTCCACTACATCATCGCCGCAACGCTGGCTTTTATCCTCGGTGGCAGCATTCTCGCCTCCGCCGCGGTGACGACGCTCGCAAACCCGCTGACCATGCCGATGTTCTGGGCGGCATCTTACGAAGTCGGCACGCTCTTTCTGCCCGGCAGCCCGCATTTCTCGGCAACGGCTCTCATCGAGCAGCATTCCTGGTCGGCTCTTGAGCCCTTCATCGCGCCGTTGATGCTGGGCAGCGTCGTTCTCGGCGGCGGATTGGCGCTCGCGGTCTATTTTCCGGTGCGGCGGCTGATTGCGATGCGGCATCAGCGAAAGCAGGCACGCACATGA
- a CDS encoding pyridoxine 5'-phosphate synthase codes for MTIRLGINVDHVATVRNARGGAHPDPVRAAKAALAAGADSITAHLREDRRHIRDADIEALRLLPAPLNFEMAATPEMVAIASRLKPHACCLVPERRAERTTEGGLDLIGQKEALAPAIATLKAAGIRVSLFIEPTAAVIAAAAELGAPVIELHTGTWCHALADQDAAKSAAEFERIKAAASQGASLGLEIHAGHGLDYASAEQISALPEIAELNIGHFLIGEAVFVGLGNTIARMRQAMERGRGMRGAAA; via the coding sequence ATGACGATCCGTCTCGGCATCAATGTCGATCACGTCGCCACCGTCCGCAATGCGCGAGGTGGGGCGCATCCCGATCCTGTGCGCGCGGCGAAAGCGGCGCTCGCCGCGGGTGCGGACTCGATCACCGCGCATCTGCGCGAAGACCGCCGTCATATCCGCGATGCCGATATCGAGGCGCTGCGCCTTCTTCCCGCGCCGCTGAATTTCGAAATGGCGGCGACGCCGGAAATGGTCGCCATCGCATCGCGCCTGAAACCGCATGCCTGCTGCCTTGTGCCGGAGCGCAGAGCCGAACGCACGACGGAAGGCGGGCTCGATCTCATCGGCCAGAAAGAGGCGCTGGCGCCCGCCATCGCAACGCTGAAAGCCGCCGGCATCCGCGTTTCGCTGTTCATCGAGCCGACCGCCGCGGTGATCGCCGCCGCCGCCGAACTCGGCGCACCTGTTATTGAACTGCACACCGGCACCTGGTGCCATGCTCTCGCAGATCAGGACGCCGCAAAATCCGCCGCCGAATTCGAGCGGATCAAAGCGGCGGCGAGCCAAGGCGCATCGCTTGGCCTCGAAATCCATGCCGGCCACGGCCTCGATTATGCGAGCGCCGAACAGATTTCGGCGCTGCCTGAGATCGCCGAACTCAATATCGGCCATTTCCTGATCGGCGAGGCGGTGTTCGTCGGTCTCGGCAACACCATCGCCCGCATGCGTCAGGCGATGGAGCGCGGCCGTGGCATGCGGGGAGCTGCCGCATGA
- the acpS gene encoding holo-ACP synthase, protein MILGIGSDLIDIRRIEKTIERFGDRFIQRVFTPLEQKKADSRAERIATYAKRFAAKEACSKALGTGFRNGTFWRDMGVVNLPSGRPTLELTGGAKTHLDKLVPAGHMARIDVTITDEYPMAQALVVITAVPKA, encoded by the coding sequence ATGATTTTAGGCATCGGCTCCGACCTCATCGATATCCGCCGCATCGAGAAGACCATCGAGCGCTTCGGCGACCGCTTCATCCAGCGCGTGTTCACGCCGCTCGAACAGAAAAAGGCCGACAGCCGCGCCGAGCGCATTGCAACCTATGCAAAGCGCTTTGCCGCCAAGGAGGCATGCTCGAAGGCGCTCGGCACCGGGTTCCGCAACGGCACGTTCTGGCGCGATATGGGGGTCGTCAATCTGCCCTCGGGCCGTCCGACGCTTGAGCTGACCGGCGGCGCCAAAACCCATCTCGATAAACTCGTTCCCGCCGGCCACATGGCGCGGATCGATGTGACGATTACAGATGAATATCCAATGGCTCAGGCGCTGGTCGTCATCACGGCGGTGCCCAAAGCTTGA
- the lepB gene encoding signal peptidase I, whose translation MQDERQAGVAETKKEEGGFLETLRVIAHALIIAVVIRTVLFQPFSIPSGSMKETLLVGDYLFVSKYSYGYSKYSIPFSPPLFSGRIMGSEPERGDIVVFKLPTDNATDYIKRVIGLPGDKIQMIDGVLQINGKPVPKERIDDWIEEEPSGRKVRIPRFKETLPNGVVHETLDLTPNGFNDNTPVYEVPAGHFFMMGDNRDNSTDSRVQSAVGYVPYENLVGRAEIIFFSVEEGSHAWAFWEWPWSVRWSRIFNLL comes from the coding sequence ATGCAGGATGAGAGGCAGGCGGGCGTGGCCGAGACCAAGAAAGAAGAAGGCGGGTTTCTCGAAACCCTGCGCGTCATTGCGCACGCCCTGATCATCGCGGTCGTCATCCGCACGGTTCTGTTTCAGCCTTTTTCCATTCCGTCGGGATCGATGAAGGAAACGCTGCTCGTCGGCGATTACCTCTTCGTGTCGAAATATTCCTACGGCTACAGCAAATATTCGATCCCGTTCTCGCCGCCGCTGTTTTCGGGCCGCATCATGGGCTCCGAGCCTGAGCGCGGCGATATCGTCGTCTTCAAACTGCCGACGGACAACGCCACCGATTACATCAAGCGCGTCATCGGCCTGCCGGGCGACAAGATTCAGATGATCGACGGCGTTCTGCAGATCAACGGTAAACCCGTGCCGAAAGAACGTATTGACGACTGGATCGAGGAAGAACCGTCGGGCCGCAAAGTCCGCATTCCGCGTTTCAAGGAAACGCTGCCGAACGGCGTCGTCCACGAGACGCTCGATCTGACGCCGAACGGCTTCAACGACAACACGCCGGTCTATGAAGTGCCGGCGGGTCATTTCTTCATGATGGGCGACAATCGCGACAACTCCACCGACAGCCGCGTCCAGTCGGCGGTGGGCTATGTCCCGTATGAAAATCTTGTCGGCCGCGCCGAGATCATCTTCTTCTCGGTTGAGGAAGGCAGCCATGCCTGGGCGTTCTGGGAATGGCCGTGGTCGGTGCGCTGGTCGCGCATCTTCAATCTGCTGTGA
- the rnc gene encoding ribonuclease III has product MAVVGALVAHLQSAVTKSPRAAARETLEARLGYAFKNEDLLDLALTHASAAEGGDVRLGSYQRLEFLGDRVLGLAIAEMLFSQYKDTPEGELSQRLSELVSADTCAEIAVAMDLGAAVKLGPGEARSGGRKRKSMLADVCESVIAAVYLDGGFDEAKSLVDRFWRDRLINPRRPLRDGKTALQEWAASRALGTPAYKQIERAGPDHNPLFRVEVAVKGFETAVGEARTKREAEKAAAIAFLTREGVWTEGKRS; this is encoded by the coding sequence ATGGCCGTGGTCGGTGCGCTGGTCGCGCATCTTCAATCTGCTGTGACGAAGTCGCCGCGCGCCGCCGCCCGTGAAACGCTCGAAGCGCGCCTTGGCTATGCGTTCAAGAATGAGGATCTTCTCGATCTTGCGCTGACGCATGCCTCGGCCGCCGAAGGCGGCGATGTGCGGCTCGGCTCCTATCAGCGTCTTGAGTTTCTCGGCGACCGCGTGCTCGGCCTCGCCATCGCCGAGATGCTGTTCTCTCAATACAAGGACACGCCGGAAGGCGAGCTGTCGCAGCGCCTGTCCGAACTCGTCAGCGCCGATACCTGCGCCGAGATCGCGGTGGCGATGGATCTTGGCGCGGCGGTAAAGCTTGGTCCGGGCGAAGCGCGCAGCGGCGGCCGCAAGCGCAAAAGCATGTTGGCCGATGTCTGCGAGAGCGTCATCGCCGCGGTCTATCTCGACGGCGGCTTCGATGAAGCAAAGAGCCTCGTCGACCGCTTCTGGCGCGACCGGCTGATCAATCCGCGCCGGCCTTTGCGCGACGGCAAGACGGCGCTGCAGGAATGGGCGGCCTCGCGCGCCCTCGGCACGCCCGCCTATAAGCAGATCGAACGGGCAGGGCCTGACCATAATCCGCTCTTCCGTGTCGAAGTCGCGGTGAAAGGGTTCGAGACGGCGGTCGGCGAAGCGCGCACCAAGCGCGAGGCCGAGAAGGCTGCTGCCATCGCCTTTTTGACGCGCGAGGGCGTATGGACGGAAGGAAAGAGAAGTTGA
- the era gene encoding GTPase Era encodes MDGRKEKLSDQTRCGFVALIGAPNAGKSTLLNAMVGAKVSIVTHKVQTTRALVRGIAIHGNSQIIFVDTPGIFSPKRRLDRAMVTTAWGGAKDADRVGVLIDAKKGLDDEALKMLESLAQVKRPVFLVLNKIDLVKRDQLLKLAEEANSRSAFERVFMISAETGDGVEDLKTWLAGEMPDGPWLYPEDQISDLPLRMLAAEVTREKLFLRLHEELPYSSTVETELWEVKPDGSARVEQTIYVERESQKKIVIGKGGQTIKAISTAARQEIAEIAEHPVHLFLFVKVRENWSDDPERYREMGLEFPK; translated from the coding sequence ATGGACGGAAGGAAAGAGAAGTTGAGTGATCAGACGCGCTGCGGCTTCGTTGCGCTGATCGGCGCGCCCAATGCCGGCAAATCGACGCTTCTCAACGCCATGGTCGGCGCCAAGGTCTCGATCGTCACGCATAAGGTTCAGACGACGCGGGCTCTCGTGCGCGGCATCGCCATTCACGGCAACAGCCAGATCATCTTCGTCGATACGCCCGGCATTTTTTCGCCCAAGCGCCGTCTCGATCGCGCCATGGTCACGACCGCCTGGGGCGGCGCGAAAGATGCCGACCGCGTCGGCGTGCTCATCGATGCCAAAAAGGGCCTCGACGACGAAGCGCTGAAAATGCTCGAGAGCCTCGCCCAGGTAAAACGCCCGGTCTTTCTCGTCCTCAACAAGATCGATCTCGTAAAGCGCGATCAATTGCTGAAGCTTGCCGAAGAGGCCAATTCCAGATCCGCCTTCGAGCGCGTGTTCATGATTTCCGCCGAGACGGGCGACGGCGTCGAGGATCTGAAAACCTGGCTCGCCGGCGAGATGCCGGACGGGCCGTGGCTTTATCCGGAAGATCAGATTTCAGATCTGCCGCTGCGCATGCTCGCCGCGGAAGTCACGCGCGAAAAGCTGTTCCTGCGCCTCCACGAAGAACTGCCTTATTCCTCGACGGTTGAGACAGAACTCTGGGAAGTGAAGCCCGATGGTTCGGCGCGCGTCGAGCAGACGATCTATGTCGAGCGCGAGAGCCAGAAGAAGATCGTCATCGGCAAAGGCGGCCAGACCATCAAGGCCATCTCGACCGCAGCACGGCAGGAGATCGCCGAGATCGCCGAACATCCCGTCCATCTGTTCCTGTTCGTCAAAGTGCGCGAAAACTGGTCCGACGATCCCGAGCGCTATCGGGAAATGGGCCTGGAGTTTCCGAAGTAG
- the recO gene encoding DNA repair protein RecO, with protein sequence MHWSDEGVVLSARPHGESSVIVELLTKDHGRHLGLVRGGRSRTQRPVLQPGNLVRAEWRARLDEHLGNYTLEGVTLRAARLMEARAPVFGLTWISTLTRLLPERDPHPAVFDTLGLVLDHLSDPDIGPALMVRFELAMLAELGFGLDLSSCASTGAMTDLIYVSPKSARAVSAVAGEPYADRMLKLPAFLISSSVNAHPRPEDIASGFRLTGFFLARDVYEPRGMVMPDARDAYIAAVKG encoded by the coding sequence ATGCACTGGTCCGATGAGGGCGTCGTCCTCTCCGCCCGTCCGCATGGCGAAAGCTCGGTCATTGTCGAGCTGCTGACGAAAGACCATGGCCGCCATCTCGGCCTTGTGCGGGGCGGGCGCTCGCGCACCCAGCGCCCCGTTCTGCAGCCCGGCAATCTCGTGCGCGCCGAATGGCGGGCGCGGCTCGACGAGCATCTCGGCAATTACACGCTGGAAGGCGTGACGCTGCGCGCTGCGCGCCTGATGGAAGCGCGTGCGCCGGTCTTTGGCCTCACCTGGATCTCCACGCTGACGCGGCTTCTGCCCGAGCGCGATCCGCATCCGGCGGTGTTCGACACGCTCGGCCTCGTGCTCGATCATTTGAGCGATCCGGATATCGGCCCGGCGCTGATGGTGCGGTTCGAGCTGGCGATGCTGGCCGAGCTTGGCTTCGGCCTCGATCTTTCCTCCTGCGCCTCGACCGGCGCGATGACTGATCTCATTTATGTCTCGCCGAAATCGGCGCGCGCGGTGTCGGCGGTGGCGGGCGAGCCCTATGCCGATCGGATGCTGAAGCTGCCGGCTTTTCTCATCTCGTCCTCGGTGAATGCCCATCCGCGCCCGGAGGACATTGCTTCGGGCTTCCGGCTGACCGGCTTCTTCCTCGCCCGCGATGTCTATGAGCCGCGCGGCATGGTCATGCCCGACGCGCGCGACGCCTATATAGCGGCCGTGAAAGGTTAA